In the Arachis ipaensis cultivar K30076 chromosome B04, Araip1.1, whole genome shotgun sequence genome, TGGTACTAATTTAAAAACCAGAAAGAGTATATTTTTTTTGCATACAATAGTGAGCATGAtctacaagtttttttttttaattattatctttTGGTCCCAAATAATTATATATTCAGACGAAATAGTACAAAACTAATATATTTCCAGTCCcagttatttatttaataaaGTGGTACATCTTTTTAACATACtagtttatttaaataaataattatttaggaCTGAGCGGGAGTGATTGTGAATTGGCAGCACCAAATCAACAAATCAAAACACTCATAAATGAGATATGTGGGACTGATGAGTGATGAGTGATGACAAAGGAAAAGCTCTCCCCTCTTTGTCTTAGTATTTGGACCTATAGGACAAGCCAACCAATGATTTTGTCCActttttgtttgatatttttttttttaagaaaaaatgtaAAATGTTTGTGTGAAGTGTGAAGTGTAAAATGTAAAATGATTTGccttatttcttcctcctctttAAGTAGAGAATTGGTGTAGCTATCAAGGATCGTGATGCAtgcttaattatttttctttatatattattaattttacaaccaaaatatgcCACATCATTTTCtgattgtaattaaaataaaattttttcttttaaaactaaaaacttttccctttttttctttttctttttctatctctttttttttccacTCACTCTATTTCTCTAATATACTATTATCAAGGGTAATAAAGTAAACAGTAACAGTGACAAATATGTTAAAACCCACACGGTCCAGTCCGTGTAACTCACCAAAAAAGCGGGTCGGGCTCAAAATTTGAAATCACCATACCTAAAAAGCTCATCTAACCCGCATTACCTAAACCATGGACTTTGGTGGGTTTCGGCAGGGTAGAGCGGGCTTTCTCGGCGAGCCCaacatttttttttgtcaggggaTTNNNNNNNNNNNNNNNNNNNNNNNNNNNNNNNNNNNNNNNNNNNNNNNNNNNNNNNNNNNNNNNNNNNNNNNNNNNNNNNNNNNNNNNNNNNNNNNNNNNNNNNNNNNNNNNNNNNNNNNNNNNNNNNNNNNNNNNNNNNNNNNNNNNNNNNNNNNNNAAAAAGAAACCCTACCCTAATTCCGCTCACTCTCTCAGACTCGAACATAACACAACACACTCACACCAGTGCAGTATATCACTAGTGACCACACTGTCCACACATAGCCCCATGCCCTAGGTCCCAGCCGCCCCCAAATCCTACTGCATCTGGCGTCCCTATTCGGCACCGTTGCCGTAGCTATCACCGGCAGTGTAGGTCCATTGCTATCCACATATGTTCACGCTCATGAGTCACGTCGTCTCGCTGTCATCTCATCGTCAGACTCTGAGTTTGCAGTCTTACACCTGTCCCCCAAATCCTGGCGTCCCTATTCGGCACCGTTGCCGTAGCTATCACCGGCAGTGTAGGTCCATTGCTATCCACATATGTTCACGCTCATGAGTCACGTCGTCTCGCTGTCATCTCATCGTCAGACTCTGAGTTTGCAGAGTTTGCAGTGTCCGCTGTTAATGTTGGTTGAGCTTGTTaatgttttgaattttttatccttttctatCTCACTTATATTTACAAAATAATGTGCATGATTAATGATTAAATTAGCATAAGTTTAGGTTTGTATCAGATCAAAGATTTAGATAAGTTTGGGTTTGTTTGCTTTGATTGAATTTTACTGTTTTGACAAATCTAAAATCTGATGtagatttttttgtttgttgtgTTTTGCTTTGTTTGATTATGGTTTGACTAAGTTAGATTGTATAATACTTGTTTTAACATTTGCAATTATTctttaatatttgtgaatttagaaatgatattttttatgtctttagaaattataaatttattgaaatggttgtgaaattatatatattctttAATATTTAATAGTTTAAAAAAAGGAGACAGATTTNNNNNNNNNNNNNNNNNNNNNNNNNNNNNNNNNNNNNNNNNNNNNNNNNNNNNNNNNNNNNNNNNNNNNNNNNNNNNNNNNNNNNNNNNNNNNNNNNNNNNNNNNNNNNNNNNNNNNNNNNNNNNNNNNNNNNNNNNNNNNNNNNNNNNNNNNNNNNNNNNNNNNNNNNNNNNNNNNNNNNNNNNNNNNNNNNNNNNNNNNNNNNNNNNNNNNNNNNNNNNNNNNNNNNNNNNNNNNNNNNNNNNNNNNNNNNNNNNNNNNNNNNNNNNNNNNNNNNNNNNNNNNNNNNNNNNNNNNNNNNNNNNNNNNNNNNNNNNNNNNNNNNNNNNNNNNNNNNNNNNNNNNNNNNNNNNNNNNNNNNNNNNNNNNNNNNNNNNNNNNNNNNNNNNNNNNNNNNNNNNNNNNNNNNNNNNNNNNNNNNNNNNNNNNNNNNNNNNNNNNNNNNNNNNNNNNNNNNNNNNNNNNNNNNNNNNNNNNNNNNNNNNNNNNNNNNNNNNNNNNNNNNNNNNNNNNNNNNNNNNNNNNNNNNNNNNNNNNNNNNNNNNNNNNNNNNNNNNNNNNNNNNNNNNNNNNNNNNNNNNNNNNNNNNNNNNNNNNNNNNNNNNNNNNNNNNNNNNNNNNNNNNNNNNNNNNNNNNNNNNNNNNNNNNNNNNNNNNNNNNNNNNNNNNNNNNNNNNNNNNNNNNNNNNNNNNNNNNNNNNNNNNNNNNNNNNNNNNNNNNNNNNNNNNNNNNNNNNNNNNNNNNNNNNNNNNNNNNNNNNNNNNNNNNNNNNNNNNNNNNNNNNNNNNNNNNNNNNNNNNNNNNNNNNNNNNNNNNNNNNNNNNNNNNNNNNNNNNNNNNNNNNNNNNNNNNNNNNNNNNNNNNNNNNNNNNNNNNNNNNNNNNNNNNNNNNNNNNNNNNNNNNNNNNNNNNNNNNNNNNNNNNNNNNNNNNNNNNNNNNNNNNNNNNNNNNNNNNNNNNNNNNNNNNNNNNNNNNNNNNNNNNNNNNNNNNNNNNNNNNNNNNNNNNNNNNNNNNNNNNNNNNNNNNNNNNNNNNNNNNNNNNNNNNNNNNNNNNNNNNNNNNNNNNNNNNNNNNNNNNNNNNNNNNNNNNNNNNNNNNNNNNNNNNNNNNNNNNNNNNNNNNNNNNNNNNNNNNNNNNNNNNNNNNNNNNNNNNNNNNNNNNNNNNNNNNNNNNNNNNNNNNNNNNNNNNNNNNNNNNNNNNNNNNNNNNNNNNNNNNNNNNNNNNNNNNNNNNNNNNNNNNNNNNNNNNNNNNNNNNNNNNNNNNNNNNNNNNNNNNNNNNNNNNNNNNNNNNNNNNNNNNNNNNNNNNNNNNNNNNNNNNNNNNNNNNNNNNNNNNNNNNNNNNNNNNNNNNNNNNNNNNNNNNNNNNNNNNNNNNNNNNNNNNNNNNNNNNNNNNNNNNNNNNNNNNNNNNNNNNNNNNNNNNNNNNNNNNNNNNNNNNNNNNNNNNNNNNNNNNNNNNNNNNNNNNNNNNNNNNNNNNNNNNNNNNNNNNNNNNNNNNNNNNNNNNNNNNNNNNNNNNNNNNNNNNNNNNNNNNNNNNNNNNNNNAAAAAGAAACCCTACCCTAATTCCGCTCACTCTCTCAGACTCGAACATAACACAACACACTCACACCAGTGCAGTATATCACTAGTGACCACACTGTCCACACATAGCCCCATGCCCTAGGTCCCAGCCGCCCCCAAATCCTACTGCATCTGGCGTCCCTATTCGGCACCGTTGCCGTAGCTATCACCGGCAGTGTAGGTCCATTGCTATCCACATATGTTCACGCTCATGAGTCACCGCTCTTCGTCACAGGCTATTCCCATCGTTGCTTTCTTATTGACTCGCACTGCACCTCGATCGGTCCTCCTGGGTCTTGGCCACTGCCGCTGCTTCGTCTAGCCATCGCCGCAGCTTCTCGTCGGTTTTGGGCTCCTGGCCATCGGTGCTGCTCCTCTGTCCTCTCTGGGTCTGCTGTCTGGCCATCGCCGTTGTTCCTCGCCTCCTCGGTCTCGGTCGTCGCCGCTGTTAATCTAGTATGTTGGTTGAGCTTGTTaatgttttgaattttttatccttttctatCTCACTTATATTTACAAAATAATGTGCATGATTAAATTAAACATTAGCATAAGTTTAAGTTTGTATCAGATAAGAGATTTAGATATGTTTGGTTTGTTTGCTTTGATTGAATTTTACTGTTTTGACAAATCTAAAATCTGATGCACATTTTTTTGTTTGTTGTGTTTTGTTTTGCTTGATTATGGTTTGACTAAGTCAGATTGTATAATACTTGTTTTAACATTTGTAGTTATTTCGGAAAAGATGAATTCTAAAACTGTGAGTAACATTGCTGCTGCTAGAGTTGGTTTTGAGTCTCAGGTCGAGATTGATGCACCTAGTTCAAAAAGGACCAGACCAGCAACATCTGATGTATGGAACTTCTTAAAAAAAATCGGTCTAATTAAGGATGGAGTATAACGTTCTGAGTGTAAAGGATGCAAGAATGTGTTTAAAGCTTGGGGTGAGCGATAAGGCACATCTACTCTAAAACGACATCTTGATAGTTGTACTCAAATTAAGCATGAAGATATTGGTCAAACTATAATggaaatacaaaataaaatggGTTCACTTAAGATTGATTCAGGAGTTTCTAGAGATATGTTTGCTTCTTATGTAGTTGCTGGGGACAAGCTGTTCAATATGATTGATGATAGGAGGTTTAGAAATTGGGTAAAATATATCAGTCCAACTTTAAAATTTTCTACTAGGAATACAATTAAGGCTGACATAGTGAAAGTTCACAAGAGAGAATGTGCGagcttaaaaaaattttagtttccATTCCAAATAGGATTTGTTTAACATTTGATCTTTGGACATCATGAACAATGAGAGGTTTATATATTTGACTACACATTTTTTTGATGAGAATTAGAAATTACAgagtaaaattttcaatttttgtcACATGCCTCCTCCTCACACAGGATTTGAGTTGTCTTCTAAAATTTTTATGCTTTTGAATGAGTGAAAATTGACTAAaagatttttttcattattttggaTAATACTTCTTCTATTGATACTTGTATTGATCACTTGAAAAGTATTTTGGATGTGCATCATTCATTGTTATGTGGTGGTGAGTTCTTTCATGTTTGTTGCTATGCTCATAGAAGAAAGCTTTTGAAATGTATAAAGTGAAAGAAGCTGGATTTAGGAATATTTGTCCTTCATCAGATGAGTGAAAAAGAACTGAAAAGATATGTGATTTCTTGTACCATTTTATGAAACTACTAACTTGATGTCCGGAACTTCTTACCCAATATCCAACTTGTATTTTTTACAAGTTTGGCAAATTCAGCTTGTTTTGATGAATAATCTGAAGAATGCTGAAATACTTATAAGGACCATGGGAGAATAAATGATGATCAAGTTCAAGAAATATTGGGATGAATATAGTGTTCTTACATTTGGAGCAGTTCTTGATCCTAAATTTAAACTCAACACTTTAGCTCATTGCTATAATGAGATTGATCCTATTAGTGCTAAAGACAAGATGGAGCATGTGAAGAGTAAATTATATAAGCTCTTTGAGGTTTATACCCACAATTCCTCTACAATTGTAGAAAGTGCTTCTCAAACTCCAAGTATGGTTTCTCAGCGACATCTTCTGCAATAGGAACTCAGCTTATTAAAATTGTTGCTGTAagtatttttttcttatatttactCTATTTGGTCACATGTATTTTTATTTGTTggttatatgtattttttttttatttatatattgttTGCATTTCAAAGAATTTGATGTTCTGCAATCAAGAAGCTAAAGTAAAAAGTGAAAAGAACCAACTTGATTTTATTTGAGTAAGGTGACATTATTTTGCAATGATGCTGCTAGAAATAAGAGAGTGATTTGAAGAAAGGGTTGTCTATTATTCAGTAAGTTAAagaatgatacaatatacaaGACTATATATAAATGCTAGAAGAATCAAAACAATAAAagcgtaatatcctataataaatatacaGATATGCAATCCTAATTATCTTATAATTGATACTAATTAATTATAAGATAATATCTTAAATATACGTATATCTTATAATTGATACTAATtaatcctaattatactctaacatcccccctcaaactcaagtgggagttaAAGATACCATCTTAAGTTTAGACACTAGAGTCAAACAACGAGTAGGATGATGAGCATCCATGAAGATATCAGTAGTTTGATCCACCCCAACAGCTACGAAATGAATAACATCAATAAGGAGATGTTTTCGGACAaaatgacaatcaatctcaatatgTTTGGTATGTTCATGAAAAACATCATTATGaccaatctgaatagcactgcgatTGTCACAATAAACATCAGTTGGGAACAACTAAAGGGAACTCAAGTCTTTGAAAAGCTAACAAATCGAGACaacctcagcagtggtgtcagcgagagCACGGTATTCAGCTTCAGTACTTGATTGAGCAGTGAACGTTTGGTTCTTGGCTCGCCAGAAAATAAGAGATTCACCAAGAAAAAACCAATAACCAGTAATAGAACGAAGATCAGTGGGATCATCAGTCCAATCAACATCTAAGTACGCTTGAATGGTTAAAGATGAGTGGGAAAAAAAGTGAAGACCATGAAATAGAGtacctttgatgtagcgaagaatgcaAAGAACTAcagcatagtgagtagtacgaggagctgacaagaactgaCTAAGAACATGAACTGGATAGACAATGTCTAGTCGTGTAACAGTCAATTAGACAAGACCTCCAACTAACTGTCGATAAAGACTAGGATTATCCAAAATAGTGCCATCCATAGGAGTAAaccgaacattaggctcaagaggagtagactcagtgcgactatctgtaacATTGACTCGAGCAAGAAAATCAGAAACATActtagcttgagagagatagatgccgTCATTTGAGAAAATGACTTCAAGGTCAAGAAAATAACTGAGAGAactaagatctttcatctcaaaagtgTGGAGAAGGGATGCTTTAAGATCGAAGATACCATCAATATCGTCTctagtaatgatcatgtcatcaacatacaaaagtagaagaacaatcTCACATTCACTTTTACGAATaaagagagcattctcatgagTGCTGTCAGTGAAACCGAGATTGCATATAGTGGTgttgaacttgtcaaaccattgaTGAGTAGCTTGCTTAAGACCGTAAAGTGCCTTACGAAGGAGACAAACTTTACTAAAAGGATAAGGATATCCgaaggtggtttcatatagactttcATTTTCAAATCCTCATTAAGAAATGCATTTTTTACATCCATCTGATCGAAAGACCATTTTCTGACCTCATCAATCGCAAGGAGAGTGCAAATAGATGTGAGATGAGCAACacgagcaaaagtctcttcataattaATACCATACTCTTGCATTCATCCTTGAGCAACCAATCGTGCCTTATAACGATCAATAGAACCATCAGTGCGaatcttgatcttgtatacccatctactatCAACAACTTTGtgatcagaaggaggatcaaccaagttTCAAGTGTGTAATTTTTCAAGTGCCTGGATTTTTTTCTGCATTGTTTGATGCCAATTTGGATTTGTGGAGACTTCTCGAAATGACTTAGGTTCATGGTgatgaaaaatagtaaaaaaacatTAATAATCAAGAGGATGAGGAGGTGGATTTCATACCCTAGAAGAATGATTGGAAAGAAGAGGCATGACAGTAGGAGCAGGAGCATCGTTTGGTCTGGAATCttcggga is a window encoding:
- the LOC107636196 gene encoding uncharacterized protein LOC107636196; translated protein: MVLLIVIRHDWLLKDECKSMALYGLKQATHQWFDKFNTTICNLGFTDSTHENALFIRKSECEIVLLLLYVDDMIITRDDIDGIFDLKASLLHTFEMKDLSSLSYFLDLEVIFSNDGIYLSQAKYVSDFLARVNVTDSRTESTPLEPNVRFTPMDGTILDNPSLYRQLVGVHVLSQFLSAPRTTHYAVVLCILRYIKGTLFHGLHFFSHSSLTIQAYLDVDWTDDPTDLRSITGYWFFLGESLIFWRAKNQTFTAQSSTEAEYRALADTTAEIGHNDVFHEHTKHIEIDCHFVRKHLLIDVIHFVAVGVDQTTDIFMDAHHPTRCLTLVSKLKMTTLSSNHSLISSSIIAK